Within Mustela nigripes isolate SB6536 chromosome 3, MUSNIG.SB6536, whole genome shotgun sequence, the genomic segment cgttgggggcatagatatttaaaattattagatcttcttgttggacagaccctttgagtatgatatagtgtccttcctcatctcttattatagtctttggcttaaaatctagttgatctgatataaggattgccactcctgctttcttctgatgtccattagcatggtaaattcttttccaccccctcactttaaatctggaggtgtcttcgggcttaaaatgagtttcttggaggcaacatatagatgcgttttgtttttttatccattctgataccctgtgtcttttgacaggggcatttagcccattaacatttagggtaactattgagagatatgaatttagtgccattgtattgcctgtaaggtgactgttactgtatatggtctctgttcctttctgatctaccaatTGTAGgctgtctctttgcttagaggacccctttcaatatttcctgtagagctggtttggtgtttgcaaattctttcagtttttgtttgtcctggaagcttttaatctctccttctattttcaatgatagcctagctggatatagtattcttggctgcatgtttttctcgtttagtgctctgaaaatatcatacCAGCTCTttgtggcctgccaggtctctgtggataagtcagctgccaatctaatatttttaccattgtatgttacagacttcttttcccgggctgctttcaggattttctctttgtcactgagacttgtaaattttactattaggtgacggggtgtgggcctattcttattgattttgaggggcgttctctgaacctcctgaattttgatgctcgtttccctttgccatattggggaaattctccccaataattctctccagtataccttctgttcccctctctctttcttcttcttctggaatcccaattattctaatgttgtttcgtcttatgttGTCACTtatctcgaattctcccctcattgtccagtagctgtttgtccctcttttgctcagcttctttattctctgtcatttggtcttctatatcactaattctttcttctgcctcatttatcctagcagtgagagcctccatttttgattgcacctcattaatagcttttttgatttcaacttggttagattttagttcttttatttctccagaaagggcttttttttATCTCCCGAGaagatttctctaatatcttccatgcctttttcaagcccggctagaaccttgagaattgtcattctgaactctagatctgacatattaccaatgtctgtattgattaggtccctagcctttggtactgcctcttgttcttttttttgtggtgaatttttccgtcttgtcattttgtccagataagagtatatgaaggagcaagtaaaatactaaaagggtggcaacaaccccaggataatatgctttaaccaaatcagaagagatcccaaatcatgaggggggagaaaggggataaaaagaggttcaaaaaggaagaaataaggaaaaatagaaaaaaaaagaaaagaaaagaattttaaaaaagaaaacgaataaagaaaaatataaaaaagaaaaatatatatattagataaaatagttaaaaaacgttaaaaaagaaaagggtaaaagttaaaaaaaaattttaccagaaggcgagaaaaaaaaaatgaaaaagaaaaaaattaaattatctttaagactaaaaaaaaatcacagggagaaagccatgagttccgtgctttgccttcccctcctctggaattctgctgctttccttggtattgaaaccgcactccttggtaggtgaacttgttcttggctggatttcttgttgatcttctgggtgaggggcctggtgtagtgattctcaagtgtctttgtcccaggcggaattgcaccgcccttaccaggggctgggctgagtaatccgctcaggtttgctttcaggagcttttgttccctgagcgctttccgtagagttccggaggacgggaatacaaatggcggcctcctggtttctggcctggaggagccgagagcccggggccccactcctcagtgcgccctcagagaacagcgcccagttactcccgtctgcctgacctccggccgcggtccgagctcaccgagcctgtggctggttcaaggcaacaccgagctgtgagcttactgtcagctctgtctctgtagccggctttcccgttccaatacccgcaagctctgcgacactcagacacccccgatccttctgtgaccctgcgggacctgaggccacgctgaccccgtgtgggctttgccccggtttagcctctggagcgatgtccctcagcggaacagacttttaaaagtcctgattttgtgctccgttgctctgccgcttgccgggagccggcccctccccccagggtttATCTTCCCGTCGCCTTCCcgtctccgccggtcctacctttcagaaagtggttggttttctgtttctagaattgctgttcttctcttcaatctgccgatggatttgaaggtgtttgcaatctttagataagctatctagctgatctcctgctagctgaagtagtctcagcctgctacttctccgccatcttgactcctccccccacccccgacagtGGGTATTTTCATTGTCCATACTTTTCCCCAGACTTTCGCCTTGGATTAGAAAGCTCTTTCCACGCCACTGACGTGCTACACTCAGCTCCTCCCTCAGGGGCCCCCTTTTCTGTGAAGCTTTCCCAACACTCCAGCACCCTGTCTTCCCTCAGCACATGCCAGAAGTCTGGGCCCCCACTAGGCCCTGTCAGTAACACCCCTAACATATTACTGTATTGCATTGTTTCTGTGCTCACTTTGGGACTGGGATCAtgtcttactcttttttcttttaaaatccctGGCAAATAGCAAGAACTGGATATATTATGGGAATTTATTGAATGAAACATTGCGTAACTCGTCGTAGTTTTCCATGAAAGTCTATCTCTTTCAGTGGCTTCGTTTTTCCCCACCCTTTCTTGAAAAACATTTGATTTAACTGTTCCTCTTAGTGCATCACTGAATTAAACACAATACCCCAAAATGTGATGACTTAATATTGATGTTTTGCAAACTTCTTCTGCTTTTGTCTTGGTACGCTGTAACCAAGAGAAGTAAATCTATCCCAAGAGATGTTATTTTGCATCAGAGAGCCCTTCAATTAAGCAGGACAGTGTTTGCATATAATGTTATACAGGCATGATTTTAACAATCTCTTGTTAAAATAaagtcagaaggaagagaaaagaagcccAGACATCCTTCTGCTGAACTCACAAACAGTGGAGTCTCACTGTGCTGTAGACACTGCTATCAGACTCTGCCATGCCTTTAtttaaagggaaggaagaagacatTTAATGGAAAGTGACAAGCTTCCTCGAATTCTTCTTCTCAGTGAGCAACCGAGAACCATGCATACTCAATGGATTTGATTTTTATTGGCAAATCCCAAGGTTGGCAGCATGGCagtttaaattcctttttgtgtttttgctttctctcctCAGTTGTCTCTCACTTGTGAGTCTGACATCACATGCATACAAATCTAgtcaattttacttatttatatcttTGCACACACGTCAGTATTCTCTATGTGATAATTCTTTACCTATGGCATCAGCTGCTGAGGAAAATTGACTTGGAATGCCTGATCTTAGTTGATTTTAGTCagcaacaggcaaagagaggagagagagggagagagagagtgaggaatgACATGAGCTGTTAGTTTCATGACcccttgagaggaaaaaaaaaaaaaaggaggtaataCTCATTATGATGTATTTCAACTGTTAGGCATGCttgttgccattttaattttgtagGAATTtggaaatgctgtcagttaatcTCCCAGGATTTTAGAGTCAAGCCTTTTAAATAGGAATATGatttgaaagttttaaatttactAATAGTTGTTGGAGGTCCACATTGCTGAAATTTGTTGTTAATCTCTTGATGGTCTATGAACAATCTCTACTCAGCAAAAGCCTAACTCAGAAGAGCACTTTCAGATTTGTGGATTAGAGCACGCATATACCATTGCAGCTGCTCACCCCCAGATGGAGGGGTGACTGTGTGACCTCTTTTTAATACTGCTCCATTGGTCTGATAGCCTGTGGTTTTTGATATtaattgatttctctttttccttaaagattgAATGTGTCTTTTGTAAGATCTAGCCAATACCAGGCCAGGCAGGGGGGGCGGTTCCTGATCCTCAGGCACTTAAGATTTTGGTACAGTAATTTCAAGATACATCATAGGTAGCACTGGACATCAGTTGTGTCTTTATTACTTGATGGCAACATGACTATTCTGTTTTTAGGGAAATGAGCAAGTCAAGGCTGATTAGCTATTTCCCATTAAATTTAATCTGTAGAAGTACATTTTCCTTATAACTTGTTGAAGAATGTTTTGGTTCATTAAAGCCTTTTTTTAGTGACTaactatacatttaaaatctctttccataaatgaataaaatgttgaCGTTTGACaagtactttatttaaaaattgggcGTGAATATTTGGAGTCTTAATCATAGACATTTTGTATACAGTTTTTCATAATTATATGGTTAACCTTCAAGATGTTCTTTCCAAAACTGAGAAATGTACTAAAATGACTTCTCACTTTTAAgaaggaatttaaattttaactgaaaatgtaCAGTTCTTATAGAGAACTCTATAGAGGGGAACATCAGGACACAGCCCTGGGCACAGGAGACAAGATGGAGGCACTAGAGTAATCTGTAGACCAGGACATCCGTAGCCATTGGAACAAACACTATGTGTGGGGTGACCTTACTGTATTCATTTATGCTTCCAGCTTTTCTTTGGACAGTTTATGCGGCATTTTATAACATGCTTCATGGTTATGTACTTCAGAGAGAACATTGCTTAGCTGCCAGCTGGTCTGATGTTTTCAGATCTCAGAGATAGGAGTAGTAGAGAAGAAGCATGCAGCATCTAGTGCAAACTGCTAAATCATGACTCATACAGTGAAGTAGTGCTCTGCAATTATAATTTGGAATACTGTTGTAATCATTTACAGTGCTTTCTGCAGTGGTGTTATCTCCCAACCCCCCTTTGGGgaggtaagtttaaaaaaatcagtgattgaTGTTAAGCAACTTGGAGAGCTTTTGAAACAATCTTTCAAATGCTTGTGGGGGTTGTAGTGACTCTTTTAGCTTAAGTTTTGCCAGTATAGCATTGGagatgacttaatttttttctccttctttccacaGCTGTGATTGGGTTATTATACCCCTGCATTGACAGACATCTAGGAGAACCACATAAATTTAAAAGAGAGTGGTCCAGTGTGATGCGGTGCGTAGCCGTCTTTGTTGGTATAAATCATGCCAGCGCTGTATCCTTTCCGCTGTAACGAAATGCATAATCACAAAGCAGTTCCAACAAACCAAAGGTTAAACAGTCCCTTGCAACTTCACCATTGTCAAGTTGTGATATGTCCCCTTTGTCATAAAAAGAACATGTGCTATGTTGTTGAAATATCATGGTAGCAGCCGTGCAGTTAATGCTTTGGGTATGGCCTTTTATTTAAACCCCCGTGTTTCAGGACCACTGAACAACTTGGCACGTTTAAACATTTTGTGTGTTCTTCTTGAACTAGGTTACATAATTCTGTGTAGTTTTGCTAACTCTTTGATTGAAACAGATACATTTTCAAAggatttcttccctctctcttttcgtTTAAGACTTGCCAGTGAGGACGTGTGGTGGCTTCAGGATGCTGGctggttttttaatttgtttttaatgtatggaatctgtaattttttccaagaaaagatTCATCCACTGGTTTTAATCAATGCCAGCAAACCACATAAATGTTCTTAAAGGTGTAGTAAGTGGAAATGTTCAGCTTAGATACTGGCCAAAAAAACATTTGTCCCTAAGGTACATATATTTAAAGTCTGATCATTTATGgattctgacattttatttcatgatCAGAGTGTTTTTTTGAGAATCCCAGCTGGAAAGGTAAAGTAGCCTCtatttcccttcttccccatctTTTCCCTGAtagcacagagaaaaaaaagtccaCCCCAGAATAAAAGTTTTTGCTCTTGTAAGACTTTCATCCTGTCATCCTCCCgactgcctctcctctcctctcccgcCCCTGACTTTCCTTTGTGGAAGAAGAGAGCCTGGGACTGGCTAGTGCAGTCTTCCCTCTTCTAGAAGATGTGGCTTAGAGAGTGGAAGGGGCAGGAGCTTTGATGCTGGGAAGAGCATGCAGTGCAGGTCAGGCTGCCTAGGGTTCCCTTGtgtggctctgcactgggctggCGGCTGGTGGTTAGCTGGTGAGAGGGTGGGGCACACGGTGGATGGATTCCTGTGTCTTTCATAGGAAATACTGAGCTGTTTTGGAGAAGCTTGAGAAGGGGAACAAGGGCAGGTGGCAAGGTCCTCCATTCTGCAAAcacatttgcctttcttttctccagttGTGCTAGCCCTTGGGGATTTGTAAATTTGGAAGCCCCTCAGTGGTGGTTACTAGTTtggttttccatttccatttgtatTAAAGAATTTCCCAACAAGTTTTGCTTGGAGGAATCTTTGAGATTTAGGATTTTATAACAAACAGATCTAGTGGCGGGGAGTGCTTAAAAAGATAGACTCATAAAATACTGTATCTAAAGGAAAACTTAGAAATCACCCagttatacattttctttataaagataacAAGACAAATGAAAGCTAAGAGTTAGGTACTTTGCCAAGGTGCTCGTCCTGCAAGGCTGGGACAGAGGTGAGATCAGACCACAGAGATCCTGGCTTGAGTCTAGAAAGGGCTCCTTCCCTCATTCAGGAGCCCCCTAAGCATGTAAATCCCTCCCAACTGGTGGATTAGACCATTCTATCACAGATGTTTCAGGTGTTTTTAAATAGACAAATTTAGATAGTcttttctggaatttaaaaacctttatatATCTAATTTAAGTTTTTTGCtttggtcattctttttttctctggcaATGAAATACTTGAAtatagtgatttcttttttactgttCTGTTCACCATTGAAGCAAAATCCAAAATGTCTGCAAAATTTATCACATAGACTTAATAATATTAGGTTCCTTAGACTAGAGAAAATCCCATGGTACTATTTTCCAGGTAGAAGTATTTTACCTATTTACCCTTATTTTCCTTTGATTCTTAATAAAGTTTGTTTAGTTATCAAAGATAGAACTCAGTGAATATCAAATTCCACTCTTTATAAGAATGTTTATTGCATAGAAAAATCAGAGCATATAACCTTTCCTTTGGAGTGTTAGGTATAATGCCtgcaaaagaataagaaaagcttTTGCAGAAAGCATACCATAAACTgtagggttttttatttttttattttggtaaatcaACCTAATCAGGAAATGACTTTGAGAAAATGGCCAAAGATGGCCCTCAGATGCTAAGAAGTACATGAAGTGGGTGTTGGAGATACCAGCCGGTGtagtaggggtgggggtgggtggtaaGTACAGGATGTTAAAGGAAGTGGGAAGtagttttatatgcattttttgaacttctcctctcttctctgtagTGGCAGCATGGCCAGTTAGTTTGGTTGAGCTATCTAGCCCCCCCTGGGGAGCCGGATATAGAGCCAAGATGTGGCCTTTGGGACATAGATAATGCCCTTTTAATGATACTTGAAATTAATTCCTTTAGTGTAATCCTCtagcaaagaaatgagaaaattgaatTTGTAAAGCTTCGTTTTGCCCAGAGATTTTGGAGTAGAAAAGGGCTGCACATTTGTGAATAGATGCTTAAGTaagtgacagaaataaaatatcatttgagCAAACTGTCCTATACCAGAAAGTCTCAGGCACCAAAATAGCTTGGCAGGTTGCAAGATAATGTTCACTTCAAGGCTTtatcctcaacaaattaaaactaGAACAGTTGACATAATAGAAAGGGATACTGTGTCCTTGGTCCTCTTGTTTCTGAACTGCATTATTATAAAATGTGTCTGTCAGTAAATCATATGAAGAATGTGGTACCCTGTTAAATAGCTGTCAACTCTTCTATTTTCAAGTTCTTGTATGATTCGCAAGTAATTCTGAACCTGTTTGAGAAGTaatattggtttcttttttagcAAAAATGTGTTCCTTTAGCAGTACTTGTGTTCCGAGACCTCTGGTTACATTTTTAGCAAAGAAAGCATTTCTCATGTAATGGGTCTGATCTTATAATTGTGAATGTAGACAGAAGTTTTTTTGGGGGTGGGTTGTGGGGGAAATACAAGTAGGTGGGATCTGTTAATGAAATATCATGCTCTCTGTGTATCTTTAGTAAATATCGCAGACAATTTTAATCTCACCCGTTGTCCTGCATTGTATGGAAAGACTGAACTCACTCTCGAATAAGCAATCAGTTCCTGTCTCAGCAGTAAcatcttattttagaaaaatgaacagtTGGTATTATTTGGTGACAAGTTTTAAGAAGATGACTCTTTAACACTGATCTCAGAAAGTGGATTTTGATAACAACATACAGTTGTCTCTCACACTGGCTGCACTCTCCATTGGACTATGGTGGACGTTTGATAGATCTAGAAGTGGTTTTGGCCTTGGAGTAGGAATTGCTTTCTTGGCAACCTTGGTCACTCAACTGCTAGTCTATAATGGTGTTTAtcagtaagtattctttttggtgcttgtttgctaaaagaaataaacaattgaTTTCAGAATTGAGATTTTGGAATTGGGTTAGCCATTTTAATGTACAGAGTAACTTATTTCCattgtaattttctttatatgtatcATTGTACTTCCTGGTTGGGTTGTTAAAAACATTTCTGTTATTCTAGATATACATCTCCAGATTTTCTCTATGTTCGTTCTTGGTTACCATGTATATTTTTTGCTGGAGGCATAACAATGGGAAACATTGGTCGACAACTGGCAATGGTAAGCTGATGCTTATTATTTCATCCGTTATTGAGTTGTAAAACAAGTTTTCTCCAAGCCAAGCATACTGAGAGTCAAAGGAACCCCTGGATAGAAAGGCTAAAAGGTGTTATGGATAAGGTGATAGGATTtaacctctaatttttttttaactagtctaTAGTCTATCACAGAgagacagtttttaaaagtgaaaagcaTCCTTACTAATAACTATGTTGCTTCAATAGATATAGATTAGGACTATCTCTGGCAAATCAAGATGTTTGAACattttagttaaaaagaaaaaggacgcTGTTGGTCATGCCTGTCGTGAATGGGAGGAGTCAGGGA encodes:
- the INSIG2 gene encoding insulin-induced gene 2 protein; its protein translation is MAEGETESPGPKKRGPYISSVTSRSVNLMIRGVVLFFIGVFLALVLNLLQIQRNVTLFPPDVIASIFSSAWWVPPCCGTASAVIGLLYPCIDRHLGEPHKFKREWSSVMRCVAVFVGINHASAKVDFDNNIQLSLTLAALSIGLWWTFDRSRSGFGLGVGIAFLATLVTQLLVYNGVYQYTSPDFLYVRSWLPCIFFAGGITMGNIGRQLAMYECKVIAEKSHQE